A stretch of the Ostrea edulis chromosome 9, xbOstEdul1.1, whole genome shotgun sequence genome encodes the following:
- the LOC125658879 gene encoding multiple epidermal growth factor-like domains protein 10 encodes MRCLAFLLISLDLIKARESGDCGVKGDQLQCCDNYMLKNGTCIECPPGKFGESCSENCPDGYYGKFCTSKCTCSEGDICHYEKGCIQSPERSKANYDDCLQNEPRMGNRSCCVNERTVGNQCQECWRGRYGKDCKYPCPIRRYGRFCLGTCNCTMNEICNRETGCIDTTDATTSKSPDVDHENTTGSFADMKQGLSEKSFLIVIMGVSIGIIVTGIVGIVVLKRLTMFRCGETVSKEHKDKRLPSRDELTATALSSTTITDHRENPAVKVSNEPRLTSTKSRTLGPSTYSTLQNPSSSQDLKNTNKQKRPMLILEESCTHRMNGKASTLPISGLKETRVPFNIQDRRPREDYLEEMQSEILKPEGGILTFETDVESKKYNRSKYTIDNEIRVNCELHDFVSTKNETPKTSDDLNSNRYSLVKRM; translated from the exons ATGCGTTGTCTTGCTTTTCTTCTAATCTCGTTGGACCTAATAAAAGCAAGAGAATCGGGTGATTGTGGTGTGAAAGG GGATCAACTGCAATGTTGCGACAATTACATGTTAAAGAACGGAACGTGTATCG AATGTCCACCTGGTAAATTTGGCGAAAGCTGCTCGGAAAATTGTCCAGATGGGTACTATGGAAAGTTCTGTACCAGTAAGTGCACTTGCTCTGAGGGAGATATTTGTCACTACGAGAAAGGCTGCATCCAGAGTCCAGAACGTTCTAAAGCAAACTATG ATGATTGTTTACAGAACGAACCGAGGATGGG GAACAGAAGCTGTTGCGTGAACGAGAGAACTGTGGGAAATCAATGTCAAG AGTGTTGGAGAGGGCGGTATGGCAAAGACTGTAAATACCCATGTCCTATACGTAGATATGGGCGATTCTGTCTGGGGACGTGcaactgtacaatgaatgaAATCTGTAACCGAGAGACGGGTTGTATAG atACAACAGATGCTACGACGAGTAAAAGCCCGGATGTAG ATCATGAAAACACCACAGGAAGTTTTGCAGATATGAAACAAGGATTATCTGAGAAATCCTTCTTGATTGTTATCATGGGTGTCAGCATTGGGATAATTGTCACTGGCATAGTGGGGATTGTTGTACTAAAGAG aTTGACAATGTTCAGATGTGGGGAGACAGTTTCTAAAGAGCATAAAG ATAAGCGTTTGCCAAGCAGGGACGAGCTTACAGCGACAGCGTTATCGTCGACAACCATTACCGACCACAGAGAAAACCCAGCAGTGAAAGTGTCTAATGAACCTCGTCTGACATCAACAAAGAGCCGCACATTAGGTCCTAGTACATATAGCACATTGCAGAATCCCTCAAGTTCACAAGACCTCAAAAACACGAACAAGCAAAAAAGACCCATGCTTATATTGGAAGAAAGTTGCACGCATCGAATGAATGGGAAAGCATCCACCTTGCCAATATCTGGATTAAAAGAAACAAGAGTTCCATTTAACATCCAAGATAGGCGACCAAGGGAGGATTATTTGGAGGAAATGcaatcagaaattttgaaacctGAAGGGGGAATACTAACCTTTGAGACTGATGTCGAGAGTAAAAAATATAATCGTTCAAAATACACAATTGATAATGAGATCAGGGTAAATTGTGAACTGCACGATTTTGTTTCTACAAAGAATGAAACACCCAAAACGTCTGACGATCTGAACTCCAACAGATATAGCCTAGTGAAACGCATGTAA